AACTAAGGGATCGGGCAGAGCATGAAGGTGTTTTGTCCGATTACTATACCTGGAACGATTTTGGGCACTACAACTATGTACTATTGTCTCCAAGTGCTGATCCTAAAAAGGTTGAAGAAAAAATTGCCGATTGGATATGGAATTATGTAAAGATTTCCGAAGAGGATAAGGCTGCAATAGCTAGAAACAACTCTCGACTAGTACTGCAACCAGTAAGGGACATTCATCTTCGCTCAAATCTGATTTGGGAATTAGGGAATAACGGCAATATTGGGTATGTGTATGCATTTGCAATTACCGCATTACTTGTTCTATTGATAGCCATTTTTAATTACATGAATCTGGCAACGGCACGAAGCGAGAAAAGAGCAAGAGAGGTGGGCGTACGTAAGGCAATAGGAGCAAAGCGTGGTCAGCTTATAGGTCAGTTTCTTAACGAATCGTTTTTAATGACAATTGTTGCTTTTGCTCTATCGTTATTTTTGCTGGAATTGCTAATGCCTTTGTTCAGAAACCTAACAGGAAAGGATTTAAACCTTTATTCATCCCATGGTTATCTTTTCTTCTTTGGAATTGTTATTGCTGCAATTGTGGTGGGTTTTGTTTCAGGCAGTTACCCATCCTTCTTTCTAACATCATTTAAGCCAATTGAGGTTCTGAAAGGAAAAATACAATCATCCGCTTCAAATATCAACCTGCGAAAGGTGCTAGTAGTATTCCAGTTCTCAATATCCATATTTCTGATAATATGCGCACTCGGAATTTTCAACCAAATTCAATATCTCAGAAATAAAGATATTGGATTTAAAGGGCAGCAGATAATTGTTATCCCAACACGTAGCGATGCCATAGTTAACCACTTCAATTCGTATAAATCAACCCTTAAGAAAAGTAGCTCAGTTATTGATGTTTCTGGTGTTTCAAACATTCCTGGCGGATCGTTTAATACCAATTCTATTCAGTGGAAAGTTAACGATCCTAGAGTTAACACCCATGAAATTTGGGTTGATGATGATTTTTTCAAAACCCTTCAAATTGATGTTGCACAGGGGAGAGGCTTCTCGCAGGACTTTCCGGGCGATTCATTGGGATCATTTATAGTAAACGAAACAGCGGTAAAGAGGATGAACATGACCGATCCCATCGGTCAGGAGATTACCTGGGAGGGCGATTACCCGGGAACTATACATGGAAAAATTGTAGGGGTTGTGAAAGATTTTAGCGTTCGGTCGCTGCGCGATATTGTTCCACCGCTTATTATCCAAAAAGCAGTAAAAAATTGGCAATACGCTTACACTCTGGTAAGAGTAAAACCCGAAAACATTCAGCAAACTATTAAATATGTCGAATCGGTTTGGAAGCAGTTTGATGGGCAATCGATATTCAGATACTCTTTCCTCGATAAGGATTTTGGGAAGCTCTACGAATCCGAAAATCGTATGAGTTCAATATTCTGGATATTTGCCGCATTGGCAATCTTTGTGGCTTGCCTTGGTCTATTTGGGTTAGCCGCTTTTGTTGCCGAACAGAAAACTAAGGAGATTGGGATACGTAAAGTACATGGAGCCACCACGGGCAGCATAATCTATATGCTTACCCGAAACTTTGGAGTACTTATACTAATATCAAATATTATTGCATGGCCTCTTGCGTATATCGTACTCAAAAGTTGGCTGCAAAGCTATGCCTTTAAAGCGGATATAAACTATATCTATTTTCTTTTAGCAACCTTGTTAACCATTGGGGTGGGGGCTTTTACAACTATCTATCAAAGTGTAAGAACAGCTCAGCAGAACCCTGTTGAATCACTTAAATATGAGTAAGCATAAGTAGTATTTGTCCATAAAGTCAAAACTAGTTCTCGCAAAGCCGCAAAGAAAAAACGCTAAGAACGCAAAGTGTTGAAATAATGAATGATATACTTGGCGTTCTTAGCGAAAAACTTTGCGTTCTTAGCGTGAACTCTTCTTTTAAGACAGCCTTATCTCTGTGTTCTCCGTGCTTCTCAACACCAATAAACATCTTTAAGCCAAAATTGAATTTTATTTAAACGACCATTTTATTAGATTCAGAACTTAAGACCTCCGTGTTAAAAATATATCGAACTTAGGTTAACAATAAAACCATTACCTCTTTTAGCGTTTTAATCCCGAAAAGTTATGCTATTGTAAAATATTTATAACTTGTGAAATCTTTCTACGTTAATACAACGTATAAATAATCCAAGTTACTAGCAACTAGCATTAGATATCAGCATTCTAACTTGGGCTTTTTAGAAAACCAGTAATTCAATAGTTTGCATAGATGAAAAAAATAATTCTAGCGTTAGGTTTTGCCCTTTTGAGCACACTTTCTTACTCTCAGAGCAAGATATTTAAGGCAGTTGGGAATGGAGATGTTCAATTCGTTTCCGATTATATTAAAAGCGGTCAGGATATGAATGTACAGTATAAAGCCACTACCGTTGACGAATACGATAATAAAAAAATAACTCACACTTTTGATTTGCTTGAATATGCAGCAACTCAGGGAAATGAGGAGATAATAAAGCTATTTTTAGGCAGTAAGGATCTATTTAGCGACTTTGAAAACTCATTGAACAAGGCATTTGCGGCATCAATATCTCATGGTGAGATTGAAATTCTTAAGCTATTTCTCGATAATGGTGCCGATATAGATTCACGCTGTGAAGTATGCTATGGTCAGGCAGCCATACAAACCGCATTAGAATATGGTTACTTTGATATTTTCACCTATTTGCTTCAGAATGGAGCAAAGCTCGATGTGCAGAATAATTATGGTCGTACCCTTTTACACTCTATTGCACATACTGGAAACACAGAAATTGCAAAGTTGCTGATTGAAAAAGGGCTTGGCGTTAATGCTCAGGATATTGATGGAGCAACCCCATTAATTTACGCTGCAAGCAATGGGGAGTTCGAAATGTTTAAATTGCTGCTCGAAAAGGGCGCTGAACCTATAATGAAGGAGAACGATGGTAGCGATGTACTAATGAGTGCTGTTGAGAATGGTAACCCCGATATTGTAAACTTCCTTCTCGAAAAGTATTGTGATGTCAATTACAAAAACAACGATAACGAAACCCCGCTAATCATTGCGTCCCAAGCAAAGAAAACGAACATTGTTCAGTTACTTATTACCAAAGGAGCGGAGGTTAACCCCGCAAACAGTAAAGGCGAAACCGCCCTTCTCTGGGCTATTTGGAATGATGATGTTGAAACAGCCAAGCTACTAATTGAAAAGGGTGCCGATTTAAGCGCAATGGACTACCTAAAACCCGCAAAAAAGTACGTTAAGGACAAATCCTTCATTGAATACCTAAAGTCTAAAATTAAGGCTGAAGGGAAGTAATCTCTATTTGTGCTTAATTAAATTCATTCTGTCGCGGATAATTCTGTTGTAAATGTTTGTTGGGGTATTCTGAACCACCTTTTATTCTTAAAAAATAATTTTATCTTTGGGTAAAGTATACGTGTACATTTGGTATACAGATATAAAACTTGACATATGAATAAACTATTTGAGACTATAAATTCATTTATTAAAGAGAAGAATATAACTAATTATATTTTCATTTCTTTTTCTGTTATTCTAATAATAATATGTATCGCTATATCATATATATTTCTACTTTCTATATCTAAATATTATGCATATGATATTCCTCAATTGCCTCCTGATATGTCTGTAACAGGACAAGTAGGTGATTTTATTGGTGGAACAATTGGAACAATACTTGCATTTATTAGTGTTTTATTCTTATTTATTACATTAAGAAATCAGAGAATTTCAAATTCCAAAGAAAGATTTGAAAATAATTTTTTTGAATTACTTAAGTTATATAGAGACAATGTTGCAGAAATTGAAATTCCTAAGGCATTATTAAAAAATAAAAATTACCCAAAATTAGATAAATTAAAAGGCCGAAGTGCGTTTGACGAAATACATAATCTGATGTTGGTGGTTTATTTATTGTGTAAGGACTATTGTAAAGAAAAACAAATTGATATAAATGTGGAAACAGAACTACCTAACATAGCTTATTTAATTGTTTTTTTTGGGACTGATGACATTTTAAATAAAAATATGATATCAAAAGCAACTTTAAAAATAACTGATAAACACCCTAATTTAATAAAAGAATTAATAGAAAATTTAGAACAAAAATCAAAGGCCTCAGATGATAAAAGAATGTATGTAATAAGTGGTATTCATGAGCAATTTGGCCACTATTTTAGGCATTTATATCAAACAGTCAATTATGTTGATGATAATAAATTATTGACATTTAAAGAAAAATATTTTTATGTAAAAATGCTACGTTCACAAATGGGTGACTATGAACAATCAATTTTCTTTTTTAACTCACTATCCGATTTAGGTAAAAAATGGGAACTCGGAGAGCACTCGAAAAAACTGATTTCTAAATATAAAATCATTAAAAATTTACCAGATGGGTTAACTTTTGTACTTGACCCAAAAAAGTTTTACCCTGAATGCTTTATGTCTTAGCATAAATTTAATGCACTAGCATATTCTGCTTATTTGTACTGATGATGGTTTGGTAAGTTCATTACTTTCAATTAGTTTTATAATGAGGAACAAGAAATAAATTTAAAACTCCCAAATGCAACTACCTTGCGAATCATTTCCTTCAGGTACAAGTTTTTTTCTAAGAAATATCAATTTGTGCCACCACCTGTAGTACAAATTCCATGGAGTCATAACCGTCTGATAGTTAAAAAATAAAGAATATTGAAGGGCAGAATATTATTGCAAATCTACCAGTACTCTTCTCGAACTCTTTTAAGTTTTTAAACAAGAATTTAAGCAAAAAAAGTTGAAAGATCAGTATAGGATGTTTACCCCACTCGCTCAGCATAATTTCCCAAACGTAGTGAATACATCAAAAATAAATAGCAATCTAAAACTCCACCAAATACCAAAAGGGGAAAGGAATCGAAACCGAAACACTTTACTTCAAGTGAAATAATCATTATCTTTGAAATGAGAAAAAAGTAGAAAAATGGACATTCAAGCACGAAAAATACACTTTGTTCAAGAATTTCTCCGAGTTGCTGACGATGAACTTGTAACTAAACTTGAAAAGTTGCTCCGAGTTGAGAGGAATAAAAAACTTGAAAAGGAGTTATGTCCAATGACTTTGAAAGAATTCAATGAAATTATTGATAAATCAGAGGACGATTTCAATAACGGAAGAGTAACGGAAGCACGAAATCTTCTTAATCAGGTTGATAAATGGAAGTAAAGGTTTTGTGGTCTGACACCTCCCTTGCTCAACTTCAAGATATATTTGATTATTACAATTTTAGGGCAAGCACTGCTGTTGCTAGGAAAATTGTTAAAGGAATAGTCAAAAAATCTATCCTGTTAGAATCTAATCCATTAATTGGAGTAAAAGAGCCATTGTTGGCTGGTAGATTGTTTGAATATCGCTTTATTATCGAAAACAATTACAAAATTATTTATAGTTTCAGTGATAATATTGTGAGAATTGTTTCTGTTTTTGATTGTAGGCAGAATCCACAGAAAATAGAAAAAATAGGAGTATAATTCCTCGCTAAGTTTTCAACTCGTTGAACTTAATTTTTATACCTTACTCCAAAATCATCAACCATTCATCATGACAAATACATATCAAAAGTTGGTTAGAATCTTACAACTCTCATCAATACTAATTATACTGTTTTCAGCAATAGCCAAATCGCAGGATTGCTCAACCACCATAACCATTAAACTCAATAACATTAACGGCGGCTATCATATTGGGCAAAAAGTCACACTCACCAGTAAATCGGATGGTAAAAAGTACGAGCAGAATAGCAATAACCTTGGCGAGGTCACCCTTATAGTGCCATGTAATGAAGTTTATGAGCTTACAATTCCCAACTATGCCAATAGAATCGAGATGCAATCCCATAACGGTGGGATAATGAAGAAAACCCTTACCTATAGCGCAACAATGGTTGAAAACGCAAAGAACTTTGCATTAACCGATGCTGAGAAAGTATCAATCGATAAAGTTGCAGAAAAACTACCCGATTCAACAGCTATTGCTGGCTATAGAATGGCAACCCCAACCAACCCCGATTACTTTGTAAGCGTTAAAGTTAGAATCGTTGATTTTGGGAACAAACCCATACCCGATGAACAAATTGTCCTCAAAGGCCTCAAACGAAATAAGAGATACATCGGAAAAACCAACAGCTCTGGCGTAATATCGCTCTTTGTTCCTAAGGGTGATATGTATTCCCTTAGCTTCAAGTACCATAAAGACTACTCAAGCGTTGAATACAGGTATACCAAGGGAACCACAGAGGTTGAGCTTAGTATCAGCTACCTTGGCACCAAGGAGATTGAAAGGCGTAAAAATGAGGAAGCCCTAAGAATTGCCGAACTCGATAGGAGCCTAAAGGCGGAGAGAGAAAAATTTGAATTAGATTGTAAAAAGCGCAAAATCAGCTTAGAGGAAGGCTATCGGTTAGAGTGGGAGAGGATGCGTAAAGATTACAAAACCGATGATAATGTTATCATCGATGTACTCAACAGGAACAAATGGTTCGAGAAACTTATTGTATCCGATTTAACCGGCAGCATGCAACCCTACAGCGTTCAGCTCTCAGTCTGGTATCAGATGAACTACAAAAAGGAAAAAAACCTCCAATTTGTCTTCTTTAACGATGGCGACCAAAAATCCGACGACCAAAAAGTTATTGGCGAAACAGGCGGAATATACTACTCACCATCAAAAGGCTTGGACAGCCTTGGCCGATTAATGAGCAAAATTACCGCCAATGGCGATGGGGGCGATTGCGCCGAAAACAATCTCGAAGCCCTCATAAAAGGCACAAAAATGGCCAATCCCTATAAAGAAATTGTAATGATAGTTGATAACAACTCTCCTATAAAAGACATTAAACTACTAAATAAATTCAATAAACCAGTACACATAATACTCTGCGGTGTAAACGGCGGTTCAATACTCCCCGATTACCTACTCCTTGCCTGGAAAACCAAAGGAACAATCCACACCATCGAGGAGGACATCACCGCCATAGCCAAAATGTCCGAAGGGCAAGAAATCAAAATCGGCAAAATAACCTACAGAATAATGGGAGGGGAGTTTGTACGAATTACGGATGTTTGAAAAAATTGAACAACCCATTCACATTTAATCGCATTTTGCGATATTTTCATTTCCTAAATAGCTGTAAACCCCTATCACCATACGCCCCGAAGGGGCAACCCACCTCAGCCCAACGGCAACGCCTTGGGTAAAGATCGGAAACTCCAACCCTCACGCCCTGCAAGGGCAGGTTAACGGGTAAAATGCCCCTGCAGGGCGCAACAATATGGTATCCTTTTATACCCAAGGCGTTGCCATTGGGCTAAAATAAACAGGGCTTTCAGCCCGATTAAAATTGGGATATACCGATTTAATTCATCATCCCACCTCAAAACCCAATCACAAATAATCGCACTTTGCGATACTCCTACCCACAAACTTAACCCCACAAACTTAACCCCACAGCCTCACAGCAACACACCCCCACAGCAACACACCCCCACAGCCTCAAAGCCTCAAAGCCTCACAACCTCACAGCAAAACATCTATTCACAGCAAACCACCCACGCTAACCCAACAAATCCATATATCATAAATTGTTAAAAACTATTTACTCAAGTACCCTATAGGAAGTATTCATTAAAATAAAAATCATTAATTTTATTTAATAAAAAAACAACCGTTTAAATATCAATAAACACTTGCATACTAATAACTTCTAATATTTCTACCATGGAAAAATTCTCCTTCTTCGACTTCGTATCATTCCTACTACCCGGCGGTACGATTTTGATACTACTCTATATTCTACTTACAAGCCAATTCCAAATACCATGTTCATTTGAACAAATCGGAATTGAGCTACTAATAATCCCTTTCCTGTTCCTATCATACCTAATTGGTCATCTCCTTAGTTTACTAGGAAGGAAAATTGAGAATAAACTTCCCTCAATGAAACAACCCTGGACTCAATACCTAAAAAATAACCCAAAAGATGCCAAAAGGGTAAATAAAATTGCCAAAAAGCAATTCAAGTGCGAACCCTTTTTGGATGATAACAACAACGTTCTCCCATTGCAGAGCGGCATTGTCCACGACAAAATATACGATTACCTCGAAATTCAAGGGAAAGATGAAAAAATAAAGATACTCTTCTCCCAGTATGGCTTTTTTCGAAACTCCCTCGCATTATGGTTTTGCACCTCAATTGTATTAATCATCTTTATAGCCACCTATTGCATAAACCTAATAAATTTAAGGCTTCCAGTTTACTACTACGCAGTATCACTAGCCATATCAATCATCCTATTCTTATTCTCTATTACACTTATGAAACAGCGTAAATTCCTCTTTATGTCCTATGTATACAGGAATTACCTTGCAAATAGTATTAATAAATAAAAAATATAGCTATGCAGTACACCAACAACAAAATCAGAGGTTCTAGAAATAGATCAAACGATGAACCCATTGACTCAGAAAAGCTATTTACTGGTGCAAAAACACCTGAGTATGCAGTATTCTACAATATTGCATATTGGTGGGTGAGCGAATTGCTCAAAGATCTTTACAAAATAAGAAAGAATAACGTAGACGATAAAGACTTGGAAACCTCTCCATATGTCGATAGATTTCTACTGGAGGGTAAAGATTTAACCAAAACAACCCTACCCGATTTAGCCTACTCCAAGCTTCGCGACTACCTTTGGAAGGGGTACAGCACCAACAAGAATAGTTCGGGCTATGAGCTCACGGATATGGATAAACGCTTAATCCATAAGTTAATTGCCAAACTCGTTGACATTAGAAATTTTCACTCCCACGTTTGGCACGATAACAATTGCTTGGCATTTGATGAGGAGCTAAAAAAATGGGTTGATGATATGCACCTATTCATCATCGATAAGCTAAGCAGCATTTACCCTTGGGAAACATCTAAATACGTGGAGGAGAAAGAGAATTTATTTGATAGAAGAAATGGGAACATATTTATTACACAGGAGGGCAGAAACTTCTTCCTAAGCTTCTTTCTACAGAAAAGCGAAATGGCACGCTTCCTCCAGCAGAGGAAAGGCTGTAAACGAAACGATAAGCCCGAATACCGCATAAAACATCTAGTTTATAGCTACTTTACGCATCGCGATGGGGCTACCAAGAAAAGGTATAGTGTTGAGAAAACAGCATTCTCAGAGCTGGAAATTGATTCTAAAAACGAAATACTCAATGCTAGGCAGCTCTATAAACTGGTATCATATCTAAACGATACACCACTTGAGGTAATTGACACCAAACTCTTTCCCCTTTTCAGGAATGGGGAATTGGTTGAGAATGCCGATCAGATGTGCTCCTTCATTCAAGAGCAGAATTTATTTAGTAGATGTGAGTTCAGAGTATTCCCTTCCGAGAAAGAGGAATCTCAAATACATACCCTTCAGTTCAACCTAATAGGTAATAGCTACACCTTTCAGATTACACAGCGAAATATCCATAAATTGATACTTGATATTATCCGTGGTGGTATCCATGAGCAGCACTTTTACGATAAGCTTGAGCATTACATCTCAAACAGGGTAAAATTTCCAATTGTGCTAGATGAATACCTGAAAGGCAACGGTTATTTAGAGGAAATCAACGAGTACTACAACCAAAAGCTCAAGGTTGATGATAAAGTCCGAAAAATACTCGGTCAAATAATCGATAAGTACGAGAAGAACAGCACTCGATTAACCGATAAAGTTAAAGACTTAAAAGATAAGTTGAAAGAAGCCCCAATAGAGCTAAGCTACTACGACTTCTACTTTCAGGTAGGACGTAAACCCCGTATGGAGGATCGATTCATGGAGTTCTCCGTAAACTATTTAATCGATAAAAAAGTGGTTCCAGAGTGGGAGTGGCTGGTGGAAAACCTTGACCCCGAGGAGGAGAAAACCACGGACAGCAGCAGTACAGCCAGTAAAAGTGTGATAAAACGAAAGAACTACTTTTTCTCCGATATTCCCGAGGGTTGCAGGTTAAACCTTGGCAACGACCATGCTGTGGTAAGGCTCAAGTCTAAACCCGATATCATCTTTGGCATTGGGCGGAATGCCATGCGAAACCTTATGGTTGCCCATTTCCGTAAAGATCCAGTAGCCGATATACTAAAGCGGATTTATTGCGATCTCGATTTAATCAGAAACGCTGGTAAAACCGCAACCCCATTAACCTTCGAGAACCTTCAGCTACTCGAGAGCGCAAGTATCCCCCGATACCTTAAGCTCATGATGCACGATCCTAGCACTATTGATGGCGAAACAATTGATGCCTCAATAGGAAAGGCTAAAGATCGAATTAAGCTGCTTATAAATGATTTTACCAACCTGCTAAACGGCGATGTTCTGCTTAACAGGAACGCCAAGAACGAGCAGATTATCAGGTGCTACAAATTCTTCGATTGGAAGTACACCAATGATAGTAAGTTTAAGTTCCTACGCAAGAACGAGTACAAGCAGATAAGCATCTACCACTACTGCATTAAACCCGATTCACAAGACCCTGAGCTGGACACCAAGCAAAGGGATTACCTGACTCGAACCCGAAAAAAATATCTAGCCGATTTAAGGCAAAGATTACTTGCTGATGTTGAACCCCATATGCCCCGTGAGGTTGATGAACTCCTAAATACCGCTAAATCCTTCGACGATCTATTTCAGAAAACTCTTATTAAAACTATTGAACTATTAAAGGAGTGGCAGGATAGGATAAACCCCACCTGCAAGGATCTCCCTAAATACCTGAGCAAGCTCGGCATCCATACCCCCGCCGAACCCGTTCCTGCAAA
This DNA window, taken from Bacteroidales bacterium, encodes the following:
- a CDS encoding FtsX-like permease family protein yields the protein MLQNYFITAIRNLTRSKGFTIINVVGLAVGLTICIFIALWITDELSYDKSYPNSERLYRIVYRSNTNNQPRTPHPMPLTMAKDFPEVENGVSISPIWGVGLTRPEFRVEYLDKKFMECEVMSADSTFFQVFPFEFVDGDPKNALKIPLGIVITESTARKYFGKEVALGKTLKFEGEINFTVTGVIKDIPHNTHFSFDFLISYITLKLRDRAEHEGVLSDYYTWNDFGHYNYVLLSPSADPKKVEEKIADWIWNYVKISEEDKAAIARNNSRLVLQPVRDIHLRSNLIWELGNNGNIGYVYAFAITALLVLLIAIFNYMNLATARSEKRAREVGVRKAIGAKRGQLIGQFLNESFLMTIVAFALSLFLLELLMPLFRNLTGKDLNLYSSHGYLFFFGIVIAAIVVGFVSGSYPSFFLTSFKPIEVLKGKIQSSASNINLRKVLVVFQFSISIFLIICALGIFNQIQYLRNKDIGFKGQQIIVIPTRSDAIVNHFNSYKSTLKKSSSVIDVSGVSNIPGGSFNTNSIQWKVNDPRVNTHEIWVDDDFFKTLQIDVAQGRGFSQDFPGDSLGSFIVNETAVKRMNMTDPIGQEITWEGDYPGTIHGKIVGVVKDFSVRSLRDIVPPLIIQKAVKNWQYAYTLVRVKPENIQQTIKYVESVWKQFDGQSIFRYSFLDKDFGKLYESENRMSSIFWIFAALAIFVACLGLFGLAAFVAEQKTKEIGIRKVHGATTGSIIYMLTRNFGVLILISNIIAWPLAYIVLKSWLQSYAFKADINYIYFLLATLLTIGVGAFTTIYQSVRTAQQNPVESLKYE
- a CDS encoding type II toxin-antitoxin system RelE/ParE family toxin produces the protein MEVKVLWSDTSLAQLQDIFDYYNFRASTAVARKIVKGIVKKSILLESNPLIGVKEPLLAGRLFEYRFIIENNYKIIYSFSDNIVRIVSVFDCRQNPQKIEKIGV